The region ATCCTAGATTTAAACAAAGACAAGGATAATTATGGCAAGAATTGCAGGGGTAGATATACCTAAGAACAAAAGAGGAATTATTGCTTTAACATACATTTTTGGTATTGGAAAAAGCAGAGCTACTGAGATTTTAGAAAAAGCTCAAGTAAGCCAAGATAAAAAAGTATCTGATTGGAATGACGACGAAATTGGAGCAATCCGTGAAGCTGTTGGTTCATTCAAAATCGAAGGTGAATTACGTTCTGAAATTCAATTAAACATCAAACGTTTAATGGATATCGG is a window of Flavobacterium indicum GPTSA100-9 = DSM 17447 DNA encoding:
- the rpsM gene encoding 30S ribosomal protein S13, whose protein sequence is MARIAGVDIPKNKRGIIALTYIFGIGKSRATEILEKAQVSQDKKVSDWNDDEIGAIREAVGSFKIEGELRSEIQLNIKRLMDIGCQRGIRHRAGLPLRGQRTKNNSRTRKGKRKTVANKKKATK